A region from the Terriglobia bacterium genome encodes:
- a CDS encoding type IV pilus twitching motility protein PilT: MSIDDLLRRAVENKASDLHLKVGNHPYLRVDGLLTPISDVSRITPEEMLSMAFSMMTNRQKQKFKETAELDMAYGVAGLGRFRVNVFQQRGNVGMVLRVIPTKIRTIEELNLPAVINKICEEQRGLVLVTGTTGSGKSTSLAAMIDRINANRADHLITIEDPIEFLHRDKRSFINQREVEVDTANFASALRAALRQDPDVILVGEMRDLETISTALLAAETGHLVFSTLHTLDATETIQRIIAVFPPPEQKQIRLQLASTLKAVISQRLVRRADDRGRVPAVEIMIATAYIRDCIINPDKTRMIHDAISAGTSQYGMQTFDQSLFDLYTKQLITMDEALTRATNPDEFKLRLQGIRSTADAAREEMEKQMADFERFSKK; the protein is encoded by the coding sequence CTGAGCATTGACGATCTTCTCCGCCGCGCCGTCGAAAACAAGGCCTCCGACTTGCACCTGAAGGTCGGAAACCATCCCTATCTGCGCGTGGACGGCCTGCTCACTCCCATCAGCGACGTCTCCCGCATCACGCCGGAAGAGATGCTCTCCATGGCGTTCAGCATGATGACCAACCGCCAGAAGCAGAAATTCAAGGAAACCGCGGAACTGGATATGGCCTATGGCGTGGCGGGCCTGGGGCGTTTCCGCGTCAACGTCTTCCAGCAGCGCGGCAACGTGGGCATGGTGCTGCGCGTCATTCCCACCAAGATCCGCACCATCGAAGAGCTGAACCTTCCCGCGGTCATCAACAAGATCTGCGAAGAGCAGCGCGGGCTGGTGCTGGTCACCGGCACCACGGGTTCCGGTAAATCCACCTCCCTGGCGGCGATGATCGACCGCATCAACGCCAATCGCGCCGACCACCTCATCACCATCGAAGACCCCATCGAGTTCCTGCACCGCGACAAGCGCAGCTTCATCAACCAGCGCGAAGTCGAAGTGGACACCGCCAATTTCGCTTCCGCGCTCCGGGCTGCCCTGCGGCAGGACCCTGACGTGATTCTGGTCGGCGAAATGCGCGACCTGGAAACCATTTCCACCGCCCTGCTGGCCGCCGAAACCGGCCACCTGGTCTTCTCCACCCTGCACACCCTGGACGCCACCGAGACCATTCAGCGTATTATCGCCGTCTTTCCGCCGCCCGAGCAGAAGCAGATCCGCCTGCAGCTCGCTTCCACGCTCAAGGCCGTGATCAGCCAGCGCCTGGTGCGGCGCGCCGACGACAGGGGCCGCGTGCCCGCCGTGGAAATCATGATCGCCACCGCCTACATCCGCGACTGCATCATCAATCCCGACAAGACGCGCATGATCCACGACGCCATCTCCGCCGGCACCAGCCAGTACGGCATGCAGACCTTCGACCAGTCGCTCTTCGACCTCTACACCAAGCAACTCATCACTATGGACGAAGCTCTCACGCGCGCCACCAACCCCGACGAATTCAAGCTGCGCCTGCAAGGCATCCGCTCCACCGCCGACGCCGCGCGCGAAGAGATGGAAAAGCAGATGGCGGATTTCGAGCGCTTCTCGAAAAAATAA